The Agromyces hippuratus genome has a window encoding:
- a CDS encoding citrate synthase: MSDVRNNAAGETPQTATLSFGSTTAELPVHGAVQGNSSIDVSTLTRQTGLTALDYGFVNTASTRSAITYIDGEQGILRYRGYPIEELAANSTFLEVAWLLIYGELPTADQLGEFDEKIRHHTLLHEDLKRFFSSLPHTAHPMSVLSSAVSALSTYYEDSTDPNDPEQVELTMVRLLAKLPVIAAYAHKKSIGQAFLYPDNSLSFVDNFLKLNFGNMAEPFQVDPVLSTALDRLLILHEDHEQNASTSTVRLVGSTGANLYASISAGIQALSGPLHGGANEAVLQMLGRIRDSGEGVEKFVERVKNKEDGVKLMGFGHRVYKNYDPRATIVKQSADEVLAGLGVADPLLDIAKELEQFALQDDYFKERRLYPNVDFYTGVIYKAMGFPTRMFTVLFAIGRLPGWMAHWREMNLDPQTKIGRPQQLYIGETERHYPSV, from the coding sequence GTGAGCGACGTCCGGAACAATGCGGCAGGGGAGACCCCCCAGACCGCGACCCTGAGCTTCGGCAGCACGACCGCCGAACTGCCCGTCCATGGTGCAGTGCAGGGCAACTCGAGCATCGACGTGTCGACGCTGACCCGTCAGACCGGGCTCACCGCGCTCGACTACGGGTTCGTCAACACCGCGTCGACGCGGTCCGCGATCACGTACATCGACGGCGAGCAGGGCATCCTGCGCTACCGCGGGTACCCGATCGAAGAACTCGCGGCGAACTCGACGTTCCTCGAGGTCGCGTGGCTGCTCATCTACGGTGAGCTGCCGACCGCCGACCAGCTGGGCGAGTTCGACGAGAAGATCCGCCACCACACGCTGCTGCACGAAGACCTGAAGCGCTTCTTCTCGTCGCTGCCGCACACGGCGCACCCCATGTCGGTGCTCTCGAGCGCGGTGTCGGCCCTCTCGACGTACTACGAGGACTCGACCGACCCGAACGACCCCGAGCAGGTCGAGCTCACCATGGTGCGCCTGCTCGCGAAGCTGCCGGTCATCGCGGCCTATGCGCACAAGAAGTCGATCGGTCAGGCGTTCCTGTACCCCGACAACTCGCTGTCGTTCGTCGACAACTTCCTGAAGCTCAACTTCGGCAACATGGCGGAGCCGTTCCAGGTCGACCCGGTGCTCTCCACCGCGCTCGACCGGCTGCTCATCCTGCATGAAGACCACGAGCAGAACGCTTCGACCTCGACCGTGCGGCTCGTCGGTTCGACCGGTGCGAACCTCTACGCCTCGATCTCGGCGGGCATCCAGGCGCTCTCGGGCCCGCTCCACGGCGGCGCCAATGAGGCCGTGCTGCAGATGCTCGGTCGCATCCGCGACTCCGGCGAAGGCGTCGAGAAGTTCGTCGAGCGCGTGAAGAACAAGGAAGACGGCGTGAAGCTCATGGGCTTCGGGCACCGCGTCTACAAGAACTACGACCCGCGGGCGACGATCGTCAAGCAGTCGGCCGACGAGGTGCTCGCCGGGCTCGGCGTCGCCGACCCGCTGCTCGACATCGCCAAGGAGCTCGAGCAGTTCGCCCTGCAGGACGACTACTTCAAGGAGCGTCGTCTCTACCCGAACGTCGACTTCTACACCGGCGTCATCTACAAGGCGATGGGCTTCCCGACGCGCATGTTCACCGTGCTCTTCGCGATCGGCCGCCTGCCCGGATGGATGGCCCACTGGCGCGAGATGAACCTCGACCCGCAGACGAAGATCGGGCGCCCGCAGCAGCTCTACATCGGCGAGACCGAGCGGCACTACCCCTCGGTCTGA